A window of Microbispora hainanensis genomic DNA:
CGGCGCCGGCTTCGCGCTCAAGCTGCACCAGCGGGCCTGGGCTGTGGAGCGCGGGCTGAGCCGGATCACCTGGACCTTCGATCCCCTCGTGCGCCGCAACGCCCACTTCAACCTGGCCAAGCTGGCCGCCCTGCCGGAGGAGTACCTGCCCGACTTCTACGGCCCGATGGGCGACGCGCTGAACGCCGGCGACGAGTCCGACCGGGTCCTCATGGCGTGGCGGCTGGGCGATCCACAGGTGGCGCGAGCATGCGACGGCCTGCCGTTCCGGCCCGCTGCCGCGGACGGCGCGGTGGCCGTGCTCACCGAGCGGGACGGGCGGCCGGTGACCCTGCCCGCGGACGGCCCGGCCGTGCTCGTCGCCGCACCCGCCGACGTGGAGACCCTGCGCCGCACCGCCCCGGAGACGGCCAAGGCCTGGCGGCACGCCGTACGCGAGGTGCTGGGCGGGCTGATGGCGCGGGGCCGCGCGGTGACGGGCTTCGCCGACGGCTGCTACGTCGTCGAGCGGCGCTCCCCCGCCGCAGAGTGAGACGGGCAGGATGAGATCGCGGTGAGACGGGTGACGCCGGCGGGGCGCTGCTGAGGGGCCGGACTGGGTAGGGATCGGATCGGACGGCGGCGTCCCGGTCACGGCGGCGATCACCGGCGGAGGTAACGTGCCAGGTGAGCCGGGTAGTGACGCCGGGCGGCGGCCACGTGGCCTTATTGATCATCTGATTACCGGGGGGAATCAGATGAGCAGGTGGCGGGGATCCTCGGTGCGGATTCGCTTGACGGTGCTGGCGAGCGCGGTGATGGCGCTGCTGTGCGCCGTCGCCGTGCTGCTGGTCCTCGGCGTGCTGCACGGCACCGCCGAGCGCTACAAGATCGACGAGATCTCCGCCAACGCCGTACGCCTCGCCTACCAGGCGAAACGCGACCGGCTGCCTCCGGTGCTGCTCGACCCGGGCGTGGCCGGCGTGCAGGTGATCGACAACTCCGGCAAGATCGTCTCGGGCAGCGACACCCTGGTCGGCCGCCCGCGCATGGCCGCGTTCCGGCCGGAGCTGACGACACCGGAGACGAGCAAGGTGATGTGCGACTCCCCGGCGTTCCCGGACCGGTGCATGATCATCGTCGCGTTCCGCTTCCACAACGACGGCGGCCTGTGGACGATCTACGCAGCCGACGACACCGTGCCGTGGTACGTCAACGGCCCGCTGCTGGCTGCGCTGCTCGGCGGTTCGCTCCTGCTGATCATGCTCACCGCGCTCGGCACCTACCAGACCGTGCGCAAGGCGCTCATGCCGGTGGAGGCGATCACGAGCAAGCTGGCCAGGATCACCGCGACCGACCTGAGCCAGCGCGTGCCGGTGCCGAAATATCACGACGAGATCCGGCGGCTCGCCGAGACCGCCAACCAGACCCTCGACCGAGCGGAGGCGGCCGTCGAGCGGCAGCGGCGCTTCGCCTCCGACGCCTCTCACGATCTGCGCAGCCCGCTGACCGCGATGCGTACGGAGATCGAGGAGGCGTTGCTGCACAGCGAGGAGGCGGACTGGCCGGCCACCGGGCACGCCCTGCTGGCCAGTTGCGACCGCCTGCAGGCGCTCGTGACCGACCTGCTCCAGCTCGCCCAGCTCGACTCGGCCGCGCCGCCCCCCTGTGAGCCCGTCGACCTCGGCACGCTCGTCGCCCGCGAGCTCGACCGCAGGTCGCGCAAGGTGGAGGTGGTGCGGCACCTGGAGCCCCGCGTGGTCGTCATCGGCGACCGGCTGGCCCTGGCGCGCCTGCTCAACAACCTGCTCGACAACGCCGAGCGGCACGCGGTGTCCCGGATCACCGTGACCGTGCGGCGGGAGGACGGCAAGGGCGTGCTGGAGGTGCTCGACGACGGCGCGGGCATCCCGCCCGACCAGCGGGAGCTGGTCTTCCAGCGCTTCACCCGGCTCGACGCCGCCCGTACGAAGGACGCCGGAGGCACCGGTCTCGGGCTGTCCATCGCCCGTCAGATCGCCCAGGCGCACAAGGGGACGCTCACGATCGAGGACAGCGACCAAGGTGCCCGCTTCGTGGCGCGCATCCCGCTCGCCCCCGGCCACTGAGGGATCAGCCGCCCACCGTCCGTCAGGCGCCAGCGTCCCTCAGGCGGCCACGCTTCCTCAGGCGGCCACGCTTCCTCAGGCGGCCACAGGTTCTTAGGCGGCCACTGTTCCACGCCACCGCGCCGGGCCCGTCGCGAGGTCGTCGAACGCGCGGATGGCCGCCGTCTCCCGGGAGCGCAGCCAGGCCAGGCCGAGCGTCGAGGGCGGCAGGCCGGTGACCGGCACGAACGCGAGGTCCGGCCGCCGGTGGTGCTCCGCACTCGGCCGGCAGAGCAGCATGCCGCCGCGGTTCAACGCCACCTGGGTCAGGCCCTCCTGCGTGGTGGCCACCGTCGCGGCCTTGGGAATCGGCCGTCCGGAAGGGGTGAAGGAGGGCGCCACATGCTCCCGCCAGCGGCGCGGCGCGGGCTCGTCCAGGCCGATCAGCGCGAGTGAGGCCAGCTCCTCGGCGTCGATGCTCTTGCGCCGTGCCAGCGGATGCCGCACCGAGAGCCCCAGCTCGACCGGGCAGCGGTTCAGCTCGGCCCCGCTCACCAGGTCCGGTTCCTCCAGTGGCAGCAGTGTGAAGGCGATGTCCACACGCCCCTCACGCAACTTGCCGAAGGGGTCGGAAAGAGGCACCTCGATCAGCTCCACCGCGCAGCCGGGATACGTCCGCTCGAACGCGGCCACGCTCTGGGTGACGATCTCCGTGGGCGTGGCCAGGAACCCGACCCGCAGCACGCCCTCCACCTCCCGGGCCGAGGCCGTCGCACGCGCCACCGCCTCCGCGAGCCCCTCGTAGGCGGGACGCAGGTCGGCGAGGAAGCGCTCACCCAAGGGGGTCAGGCACACCCGCCTGCTCGTACGGTCGAACAGCCGGCCGCCGATCCTGCCTTCCAGCGACCCGATGAGCTGGCTCACCCGGCCGGGAGACAGGTACAGCCGCTCGGCGGTACGGGCGAAATGCAGCTCCTCGCTGAGCACGATGAAGCACTCCAGCTCCCTGAACTCCATCTCGCTCCTCCTCGATCGCTTAGCTCACCTAAACCAAGCCTTCGAACCTCGTCATTGTTCCGGGAAATGCCGATCACAAGGCTGAGGAGCATGACCGTAAACGTCGTCTCTCCCGTGATCCGGGCGCGCTGGGCGGCCGTCGCCACCGTCGCCATGGGCACCTTCGCCATCGTCACCAGCGAGATGCTGCCCGTCGGGCTGCTGACCTCGATCGCCTCCTCCTTGAAGGTCTCCGACGGCACCGCCGGGCTGATGGTCTCCCTTCCCGGACTGGTCGCCGCCGTCTCCGCCCCCGTGATCGCCCTGAGCACCCGCCGCCTCGACCGGCGAGTCCCGCTGCTCGGCCTGATGGCGCTGCTGGCGGCGGCCAATCTGGCGGGCGCGCTCGCTCCGAGCCTCCCCGTCATGCTGGCCGCCCGGGTGCTGACCGGCGTGAGCATCGGCGGCTTCTGGGCCTTCGCCGCCGGTCTGGGCACACGCCTGGTGCCCGAGGAGGCGGTCGGCAGGGCCACCTCTGTCATCCTGAGCGGGGTGTCTGTGGCGTCGGTGCTCGGCGTCCCCGCGGCGGCGCTGGTCGCCTCGTACGCGGGGTGGCGCACGGCGTTCGCGGCCCTGGGCGCTCTGGCGTTGATCCTGCTCGCGGTGCTGGCCGCGGTGCTGCCGCCGATGCCCGCAGAAGAGGGTGGAGACGGCTTCCGCGGCGCGTGGTCGGGACCGCTCAAGGTGGTCCTGGTCACCACCGTGCTGATCATCACCGGGCACTTCGCCGCCTACACCTATGTCCGGCCCTACCTGGAGCAGGCCGCGCACGCCGGTCCCGGGCTCGTCAGCACCGCGCTGCTCGTCTACGGCGCCGCCGCGGTGGTCGGCAACTTCGCCGGGGGCGCGCGAGCGGCCAGGAACCCGAAGCCGGTGCTGATCGCGCGGGCCGTGCTGATCGCCGTGGCCACCGCCGCGCTCGCGCTGACCGGCCTTCCTCTGGTCATGCTGGTCGTGTGGGGCCTCGGGTACGGCGGCGTGGGCGTCGCCCTGCAGCTATGGATCATGAGGACGGGCGGCGGCGAGCTCGGCACCGCGCTGTTCGTCGGCGCGTTCAACGTCTCCGTCGCGCTCGGCTCGTTCGCCGGCGGCCGGGTCGTGGACGGTCTGTCGATCTCCGGGGTGATGTGGCTGGGAGCGGTCCTGCCGCGCTCACCGCCGTCTTCGCCGGCATCTGGGGCAGCAGCGGTACGACCGCTCGCGACGCCGGCTCTCGGTGACGGGTCAGTCGTCCTCGGGCACCACGATCACCGTGGGGACCGGGACGCGCAGGGCCTCGGTGACCGCCTCCTCCAGCTCCCCCGGCGTCTTCACGGCACAACCCCGCGCGCCGTACGCGACGGCGAGCGCGGGGAAGTCCGGCGCGTGCAGGTCGACGGCGATCGGCCGCATGCCCCGCACCCGCATCTCCTCGCGGATCTCCCCGAAGCCGCCGTTGGCGAAGACGACGACCGGCAGGCTCAGCTCCAGCTCCACCGCCGTCGCCAGCTCCTGGAGGCTGAACTGGAACGCCCCGTCGCCGGCCAGCGCGACCACGGGGAGGTGCGGCCGGCCGAGCTTGGCGCCGATGGCGGCGGGCAGCGCGAAGCCGAGCGTGCCGAACCCGGTGGGGAACAGGAACCGCCCGGGCGGGTCCATCGGCATGCCGACGAGCGCGCCGTGATAGACGCACATCGAGTTGTCGCCCACCACGACGCTCTCCGGCGGCAGGGCCCGGCGCAGCGCCGCGAGCTGGCCCGACCACCTGCGGGTGAGCTCCGCGAGCTCCGCCTCGTGGCCGGGGCCGGGCTCCGGCTCCCGGCGGGGACGCGGCACGGCGCCCTGCCGGTCGAGCCGTTCGGCCAGCCCGCGCAGGGCGAGCTCCGCGTCCGCGACGATCGCCACGTCTGCCACGTGGTCGCCGTGCATCTGCCCCGGGTCGATGTCGACGCGTACGAGGCGGCCGGAGAGGGTGAAGGCGTCGTCCCACAGGTCGGCGGGGCCCAGCTCGGTGCCGACGGCCAGCACGACGTCGCACGCGGCGAGCCACCGGCGGACGGCCGCCAGGTGCAGCGTGGCGCCGAGCGCCAGCAGGTGGCTCTCCGGCACTGTGCCCTTGCCGTTGACCGTGGTCACGACCCGCGCGCCCAGCCGTTCGGCGAGGCGCATCGCCAGGCGCCCCGCAGGGGGCTCGTCCTCGCCCTTGGGCCGCTCACCCGAGCGCTGTTCACCCGGGCATTGGGCCCCGCCGCCGAGCACGAACCCCGGACGGCGCGCCGTGCGCAGCAGCCCGGCCGCCGCGTCGAGAGCGGCGGGATCGGGCTCGCGGCGGATGATCCGGTACGGCGGGACGATCTTGACCGGGCTCGTCAGGTCGAGCAGGTCGAAGGGGATCTCGATGTGCACCGGCCGGGGCCGTCCCTCGGTGAAGCGGCCGAAGGCGCGGGCGACGGCGGCGGGAATCTCCCGCACGGTCGTCACGCGGTGGCTCCAGGCGCACAGCGCGTCGATCGCCCGCGTCTGGTCCCTGCTCTCGTGCAGGTAGCCGCGGCCGTCGCGGGGATGGCCGGTGGGGACGCCCGGTGAGACGAGCAGGACCGGGGAGGAGTCGGAGTAGGCCTGCCCGAGGGCCGTGGCCGCGTTGACCACGCCGGGTCCCGTGGTGGTGACGACGACGCCCGGCCTGCCGGTCACCCTGGCATATCCGTCGGCGGCGTATCCCGCGCCCTGCTCGTGCCGGGGCGTCACGCAGCGCACGCCCGACCGGTCGAGCTCCTCGTAGATCGCCAGGTTGTGGGTGCCCGGAATGCCGAAGATCGTGTCGACGCCGTGCAGCCTCAGCGCCTCGACCAGGGCGCGCGCCCCCGTGGGCGTCGTGATCGTCGCCGCAGAGGGCATCGGGTCATGGCCGTCCACGTATCACTTCCCGGGGAGAGAGTGGAGGGAGTTTCCTTGTGGTTTCCTGAAATGCGTTCCCATTCCACGCGCCGCCCTACCGTCCGCGTGCCGATTTTTCAGAAACGGGGACGGGGACGCGTTCCCACCTCGTGTTCGTCCGATCCGCGGGTCAGCACATTCTCAATGGACTTGACGGCCTGGCGCACCATGCGGTGCATCGTCTCGGCGGTGTGGGAGGCGATGTGTCCGGTGACCAGGAGGCGGTCGGGAAAATCCCGCCGCAATTCTGCGGCCTCCGCGCATTCCGCGCCGTAGAAGCCGTCGAAGACGGCCATGCTGACGCGGCCCTTCTCCAGGCCGGTGTAAAGGGCGCCGGGACTGACGATGGCCGGGCGTGCGGTGTTGACGAGGATCGCGCCCTCCGGCATCCGGCCGATCACCGACGAGTCGATCATCGACCTGGTCTCGTCCGTCTCCGGCACCATGACCACGAGGATGTCGCTGGCCGCGGCCAGGTCGAGCAGGGGCAGGCAGGAGATGCCGAGGTCGCTTTCGACGTCCGGCCTGCGGGTGCGGCTGTAGTAGGACACGCGGACGCCGAAGCCCCGCCGCAGGATCTCCGCGATCCGCCGGCCGTTGGCGCCCATGCCGATGATGCCGACGCTGCGGGCGGCGAGCTCGTGGGGCAGTTCGTCGGAGCCCTGCCAACCGGGGACCCGCTCGCCCAGATGCCGGGGGATGTCCAGGGCGGCGTTGATGATCTGGGCGACCGTGAACGTCGCGACCGCATCGACGGCCGCGCCCCGTGTGTTCGTGACGGCGATGCCCAGCCGGTCGGCCGCCGCCACGTCGACGAAGTTCTCGTAGCCGACGCCGAGGAAGGCCACGACCTTCAGCGTCTCGCGCGCCGCGCGCAGCACCCGGGCGGTCGCGCGTTCCTCGCCTCCGTGGAGGTAGGCGACCGCTCCCCGGAGCTCTCGCGTGAGCAGGTCCTCGGTCAGCGGCGCCTCGCGCCGCCGCACCGTGAGCCCCTGCCTGGCGAGCGGCTCCAGTAGCGCCGGGTCGATGCCGGCGCCGGTCACGAGGACCGTCCCACCCCTCAGCTCCGCTCCGGCCGCCGCCAGCGGCCGCGCGGGACAATAGTCCGTTATATCCCTTGGAGCCGCAGTTTGGGACATTTCAAATATCTTTCAGACTTAGGACATATATGTCTGTTTTTCTCTGTGGTATCTCTGAAACCACGACAACCAGGCGGTGCACGAAATACCACGGATGGTCCAGGCGACGGAGCAGGAATCCAATGGTATAAGGGTTGTGGTGGTTCCGTCTCCACCTGAATTGGAAAAGGAAACCCCTAGGGAGGGTCTGGGGACCCCGGCCCCGGTCCCGCCCGGCCACACGAGCGTGCTTTTTCTCCACGGCAGCACGGAGAAGGCGCGCACGGCGCAGCGCAGAGAGGGCCACGGATGAAACTCCAGCCGCGACAGCAGCTTCTGGAGCTTTGGGAGGCGGCAGCGCGCGCCTCCTACCGGGACGGTGTCTGGACGTGGGGCGGCCGCGACGGGTCGAACTCCATCTCCGACGCCGAGCAGCTTCTGTGCTTCATGTATCCGGCCTCCGAACTGCCGGGCTTCCGCCTGGACACTCCGGACGAGACGGCCGACGACGTGCTGGCCGCGCTCGTGGCCCTCGGCGACTCGGTGCAGATCCCCAAGCTGCTGCTGCGGGTGATCGGCCAGTATCTGCGCACCTACACCGCCGAGGACGGGCGGCCCCTGTTCTCCGGCGGCACCTACTTCCGGCCGGTGGACGACGAGGCGAAGGTCACTCCCGAGCAGCTCCAGCTCGACGTCGTCGACTCGTTCTCGATGTCGGT
This region includes:
- a CDS encoding GNAT family N-acetyltransferase, whose product is MNPCDPVAARDPVAAWGQAARAAGRHGLRVAELRTIAEFERVVRLFDDIWRPEPWNPPITVELMRALSHAGGYVAGAFDGGDLVGAAVAFLAAPAGQALHSHVTGAVRPGAGFALKLHQRAWAVERGLSRITWTFDPLVRRNAHFNLAKLAALPEEYLPDFYGPMGDALNAGDESDRVLMAWRLGDPQVARACDGLPFRPAAADGAVAVLTERDGRPVTLPADGPAVLVAAPADVETLRRTAPETAKAWRHAVREVLGGLMARGRAVTGFADGCYVVERRSPAAE
- a CDS encoding HAMP domain-containing sensor histidine kinase, translating into MRIRLTVLASAVMALLCAVAVLLVLGVLHGTAERYKIDEISANAVRLAYQAKRDRLPPVLLDPGVAGVQVIDNSGKIVSGSDTLVGRPRMAAFRPELTTPETSKVMCDSPAFPDRCMIIVAFRFHNDGGLWTIYAADDTVPWYVNGPLLAALLGGSLLLIMLTALGTYQTVRKALMPVEAITSKLARITATDLSQRVPVPKYHDEIRRLAETANQTLDRAEAAVERQRRFASDASHDLRSPLTAMRTEIEEALLHSEEADWPATGHALLASCDRLQALVTDLLQLAQLDSAAPPPCEPVDLGTLVARELDRRSRKVEVVRHLEPRVVVIGDRLALARLLNNLLDNAERHAVSRITVTVRREDGKGVLEVLDDGAGIPPDQRELVFQRFTRLDAARTKDAGGTGLGLSIARQIAQAHKGTLTIEDSDQGARFVARIPLAPGH
- a CDS encoding thiamine pyrophosphate-binding protein is translated as MDGHDPMPSAATITTPTGARALVEALRLHGVDTIFGIPGTHNLAIYEELDRSGVRCVTPRHEQGAGYAADGYARVTGRPGVVVTTTGPGVVNAATALGQAYSDSSPVLLVSPGVPTGHPRDGRGYLHESRDQTRAIDALCAWSHRVTTVREIPAAVARAFGRFTEGRPRPVHIEIPFDLLDLTSPVKIVPPYRIIRREPDPAALDAAAGLLRTARRPGFVLGGGAQCPGEQRSGERPKGEDEPPAGRLAMRLAERLGARVVTTVNGKGTVPESHLLALGATLHLAAVRRWLAACDVVLAVGTELGPADLWDDAFTLSGRLVRVDIDPGQMHGDHVADVAIVADAELALRGLAERLDRQGAVPRPRREPEPGPGHEAELAELTRRWSGQLAALRRALPPESVVVGDNSMCVYHGALVGMPMDPPGRFLFPTGFGTLGFALPAAIGAKLGRPHLPVVALAGDGAFQFSLQELATAVELELSLPVVVFANGGFGEIREEMRVRGMRPIAVDLHAPDFPALAVAYGARGCAVKTPGELEEAVTEALRVPVPTVIVVPEDD
- a CDS encoding 2-hydroxyacid dehydrogenase produces the protein MTGAGIDPALLEPLARQGLTVRRREAPLTEDLLTRELRGAVAYLHGGEERATARVLRAARETLKVVAFLGVGYENFVDVAAADRLGIAVTNTRGAAVDAVATFTVAQIINAALDIPRHLGERVPGWQGSDELPHELAARSVGIIGMGANGRRIAEILRRGFGVRVSYYSRTRRPDVESDLGISCLPLLDLAAASDILVVMVPETDETRSMIDSSVIGRMPEGAILVNTARPAIVSPGALYTGLEKGRVSMAVFDGFYGAECAEAAELRRDFPDRLLVTGHIASHTAETMHRMVRQAVKSIENVLTRGSDEHEVGTRPRPRF
- a CDS encoding LysR family transcriptional regulator — its product is MEFRELECFIVLSEELHFARTAERLYLSPGRVSQLIGSLEGRIGGRLFDRTSRRVCLTPLGERFLADLRPAYEGLAEAVARATASAREVEGVLRVGFLATPTEIVTQSVAAFERTYPGCAVELIEVPLSDPFGKLREGRVDIAFTLLPLEEPDLVSGAELNRCPVELGLSVRHPLARRKSIDAEELASLALIGLDEPAPRRWREHVAPSFTPSGRPIPKAATVATTQEGLTQVALNRGGMLLCRPSAEHHRRPDLAFVPVTGLPPSTLGLAWLRSRETAAIRAFDDLATGPARWRGTVAA